From Alloacidobacterium dinghuense:
TTGCCCGGGCTCTGCATGCGGGTCATGACGCCGATCCAGCTGGCGTTGCCGGGATCCTGATCGTAGGTGATCTCGGAGAACTGGTCAGTGCCGACGACGGGCAGCACCAGGCGAGCGGCGCTGGTGCTGCTGGTGGTGTAGGCGCCGTTGTTTTTCTTGAGGGTGGACCAGGAGCCGGAGGCGCCCCACATGCCGTTCTCGGATAAGGGATCCTCGACGCCGCTGAAGGTGCTGGTGGCGGTGCTGCCGCTGACGCCTGTGCCATCGCTGCTGCTGGCTACGGTGAAGGCGATGGTGTAGTCGTTCGGGTTGGCGTTGCCGGAACTGTCCTGGCAGCGGACGGAGTAGCTGTAGCTGCCGCCATCCTGGAGGCCGGTGATTGGCGTTGCGTGCGCAGTTTCCCCGGTAGTGGTGAAGGTGCTGGTCATCGCTGCGTAGGCGACACCGGCGGAGGTGGCATAGCGGCAGGTGGCGTTCTCGTCCGTGGTCAGGCTCAGGGTTACCTGCGTGATTCCTGCGGGAAGCGCACCGGCTGGCAGCCCTCCGCTGCGTGCCGGTGTGAGGCCTGGTGTCGGGGGAGAAAGAGTTGCATTGGCGTCGAGATCAGTCACTGCGCCGTCCAGCCAGCCGCTGCCCCAACTGTGTGCGCGAACTCCGCCTTGCACCCATGTGTGCGGAATCCCAGCCGCGGTCAGCTGACTGTTAAGTTGAATCATGTCGGCAGTCCATGCAGCTTGGTCGCCGCTGACCCAAAGCCGGTTCTGCTGCTGGAAGGGCTGGGCATTGCTCGAGACGAGTGCCGGGATGTTGTAGGTGTTGTAATTTGCCTGCGTGCCAAAATTCATTGGCAGCGCGTCGAAGGCCGAGAGATCACTGAGTTGCGCCGGGGAGTCCCAGGCTGCAGCCGCGCTGAAGACGCCGGGATGTCTGAGAATCAGGAAGAGGACGCCGTTTCCAGATTTGCTAAACCCGATCAGATAGCGCTGTGGAGTTCCGGCGCCTTGGGCAAGGGTGTCTCCGAAGGGAACGAGATTATCAATAATGAAGCTCTCCATTCTCTTCGTTGGATCGAGAACGTTGTCGCCATACCATGGTTCGTAGTTGAACGATGGCGCAATGAGCGTCAGGTTGAAGCGATCCTGGACATCGAGGAGGCGCAGTTCTTCCAGGCCGTCGCTGAATGGTGCAGAGGACAGACTGGCGACGCCAGAGCCAACTGGCAGCACATAAAGAAAGCGCCGCGGTTTTCCTGGTGCTGGATTTGTGGGCTCCAATACCCGGATGATTTGTTGCTGTGAGCCCTGGTAGACAGATGTTACTGGATAATACTTCACCCCATTGGCGTCGACCGTGTAGGGTCCAACAGTCATGGTTGGAGGCAATGAGGTGCTTTGGGCGTGTGCGGACGAGATGCACGTTCCAAGGCCGAACCACGCAGCGAGGGCTAGAACCAGGAAATTGAGACTCCACACACGGCGCTTAGAGAGGCTCGTCCGTAGGCAGGCGCCACGGTCGGCAGGGTCGCAGGTCGCGTCCTGATCAGGCAGACTACTATTCCGGATGGTCCAGTCAATCAATAAATTCATCATGGTTTCTAGGAAGGAATCAGGGAATGGGCCAACAGACTTGGAGTATCAACAACGGCGTGAGCATTCTGGTTGCCACAGGTGTGTAGATGGGCGCTCTTCTCTTCCCAAGACCGCGTGTCTCCTGCAACTCATTCATTTCAAGGCGTATACAGATATGACGAGAGATGCGGGATCGGCGGCTCATCACTCAGAACATGACAAAAAATGTCATTCTGAACGAAAAAACCGACAAAGTGACGGATGAGTGATCGCTCCAAGGCGATGAAAAAGGACTCCCAGGTGTTAGTTTTTGTGGCTTAGTAAAATTTGAGTAGTCTCATTGCTTTTGCATCTTTGACGACATTGAAACACCTCAAAGCAGTGGCATTCGCAAATCATCGCAATCGGGCTTACGGCTTGGGCTGTGATGCGGTATCGAGATGCCACTACCCGCTCTGACGGCGACCGTCAGTTCGTCTTCTCGATAGCTAAGATTTTCTGTCTCGAAATCGTATACATCCTGCTTTCCTCGTGCTTCTATCGCGTAACTTGCAACATGGTTTTTAGTAACTCGTTACTTCAAACAAAGGCGGTGTAAAGGTAAGTTATGATGTAAGGCTCGATTCACTCAAGGAGGGCGGATGCCGGCCGTTTCCGAATCTTGTGACCTGCTGCGTGCGATTGCGCGGTCGGCTAAGGCTGACGAAATCTATCAGCTTGCCGCTGGAGTTCGCGACTGGGATTCGCTACTCAAGCGGGCGGAGGAGCATCGCGTCTTGCCCCTGGTTTTCTCGCGCCTCGCGGACATGGGATCGGCAGCACCCGCGATCACGCAGGAACGCTTGCGGGCGGAATATCATCGCAATGTATTTCACTGTCTGGCGAATGCAGCGGAATTGATCGCCGTGCTCCAGGCCTTCGATGGCGAGAGGATTCCTGCGATGCCGTTCAAGGGTGTTGCGCTCGCTGCGTCGATCTATGGCGATCTGACGATGCGTTCTGCCGGTGATTTGGATGTACTCATCCGCTATTGCGATCTTGCGCGAGCCACGGCTGTTCTTCAGAAAAGAGGCTTCGAACTGCGAACCGATGTACTGGCTGACGGAGCGCCGGCCATGCCAGACCACTACGAATTTCAATTCGAGCGACAGTCAGATGGAATGTTCATTGAACTTCGCTGGAGACTACAGCTTTCTCAGCCTAACAATAGAAGGGTACCAAGGTTCGGACACGCTCTCGGCTTGGACTGGGTGCAGCAACGCGCACGAACGACAACGCTAGCAGGGGCTGAGGTTCTAGACATGAATCCGGAGACCGCATTGCTCGTGCTTTGCATGCACGGAAGCAAGCATGTGTGGTCACGACTTGCCTGGATCTGTGACGTCGCGCAGCTTCTGCGTGTATCGCCCGACCTAGATTGGAACGAGGTCATCCGCGAAGCTAAAGAGTTAGGACTGTGGCGAGCTCTGGCTTTGGGAATACTGGTCGCACACCGAGTTGCGGGTGCCTCGGTTCCGCAGCCGACGTTGCAGGACTTCGAGGCCGATGCCGTGGTATGCAAGCTGGCAAGACATATACAAGAGAGTTTGTTTGTCGCGCCTGGAAGCACGCCCAAGGGTGGCGTGCCATACGACATCCGGCTGTTGGGATTGCGTGATCGAGCAAGGCTAATCGGGTCGCTCGATTGGTTACGGCCAGGCCACAGGGACATCGCGGTTTTCCCGCTGCCCAAAGCCCTTTATCCTCTTTATTACTTAATTCGACCTTTTCGCTTGCTATTCGACCGATCGGCTCGGTGACGCCTGACGCCGCATTCATGCGGATTGCAATTACTCCGAGAGGATAGGTTCTGGCGCTTCTTCGGTTTTGGGGCGCAGGTCTTTGTGGCGTTCGAGGAAGCGCACGCAGGTGTTCCAGCGAAGGATGGCGTCGTCGTTGCCAGTGGGACGCAGATGTTCTGCCTGCTCGAAAAATTGCAGCGCTTTGACGATCCAGTCATGGACGTAGCCGGTGGAGCCGGGGCCGTTGGCGTCGAAGTAGGATTTGGCGCGCCGCTCCCATGCGATTCCGGAATAGTAGGCGCGGTCATATTCGGATTCGAGGTTGGAGATTGCGGATAGGGCGCTGTTGAAGGCGGCGGGTTCCTGTGGGATCTCGTCGGTGAGCGCGAGGACGAGGCTGATGCGGGCCTCGCGGTTGGCGGGATCGATGGCCAGGATGTCGTGGCAAATGCTTTCGGCTTCGTGGGGCTCGTTGAGTAGGCGGTAGCGCTCGGCTTTGGCGAGGGCGGTTTCGATACTGTCGTGCGAGATGGGCTTGAGGTTGAACATCGGATTCTCCTCCTGAGTTACAGGATGCGGAAGAGCCGCTTCAGGGGATCGAAGTAGCGGTCCACGACCCGCTCTTTGAGCGGGATGATGGCGTTCTCGGTAATCGTAATTGACTCGGGGCAGACTTGTCGGCAGCAGGTTGTGATATTGCAATAACCGATGCTGTGCTTGTGGCGCAGGTCGCTGACGCGGTCTTCGGTGTCGAGCGGGTGCATTTCAAGGGCGGCGGCGTAGACGAGCAGGCGCGGGCCGATGAACTCGT
This genomic window contains:
- a CDS encoding nucleotidyltransferase domain-containing protein yields the protein MPAVSESCDLLRAIARSAKADEIYQLAAGVRDWDSLLKRAEEHRVLPLVFSRLADMGSAAPAITQERLRAEYHRNVFHCLANAAELIAVLQAFDGERIPAMPFKGVALAASIYGDLTMRSAGDLDVLIRYCDLARATAVLQKRGFELRTDVLADGAPAMPDHYEFQFERQSDGMFIELRWRLQLSQPNNRRVPRFGHALGLDWVQQRARTTTLAGAEVLDMNPETALLVLCMHGSKHVWSRLAWICDVAQLLRVSPDLDWNEVIREAKELGLWRALALGILVAHRVAGASVPQPTLQDFEADAVVCKLARHIQESLFVAPGSTPKGGVPYDIRLLGLRDRARLIGSLDWLRPGHRDIAVFPLPKALYPLYYLIRPFRLLFDRSAR